One Leptospira wolbachii serovar Codice str. CDC genomic region harbors:
- a CDS encoding anthranilate synthase component II, with translation MFLLIDNYDSFTYILYQYLNQIIPTKVMRHDEDLPLDLQKKYKAVVLSPGPGLPKTSGKLMSHLNSMYEIMPVLGICLGHQAIGEMFGASLEQTPDVFHGRPSEILHNGEGVFKNIPNGFLANRYHSWTVSKVSFPSELEVTAETKDGVIMGIRHRKWKKVFGVQFHPESILTEYGETLLRNFYEEVIQ, from the coding sequence ATGTTCCTTCTCATCGACAACTACGACTCATTCACTTATATTCTGTACCAATACCTGAACCAAATCATCCCAACTAAAGTCATGCGGCATGATGAAGATCTACCTCTGGATTTACAAAAAAAATATAAGGCAGTGGTTTTGTCACCAGGACCTGGCCTTCCCAAAACTTCGGGAAAACTCATGTCTCATTTGAATTCAATGTATGAGATTATGCCAGTGCTTGGCATCTGTCTCGGCCACCAAGCCATTGGAGAAATGTTTGGAGCCAGTTTGGAACAAACGCCCGATGTGTTTCATGGACGGCCCTCAGAGATCTTACACAATGGCGAAGGTGTTTTCAAAAACATTCCCAACGGTTTTTTAGCGAACCGTTACCATTCCTGGACGGTATCGAAAGTTTCTTTTCCGAGCGAATTGGAAGTGACAGCCGAAACAAAAGATGGAGTCATAATGGGAATTCGTCACAGAAAATGGAAAAAGGTCTTTGGGGTTCAGTTTCATCCCGAATCCATCCTTACAGAATATGGGGAAACCTTACTTCGTAACTTCTATGAGGAAGTAATTCAATGA
- a CDS encoding response regulator has product MKRVLIVDDNDRYANNLKSYFDSKNIPSDRAVDAKEGLVLFSKNPNYDMIVSDVTMETQTSGLWMMRKIYKSGYKGVLVIASTGFDVFGVMPFSARFLPWFCGLHWMIPKVPLKQGTVEWVPTALSFGKVNPF; this is encoded by the coding sequence ATGAAAAGAGTTTTAATTGTTGACGATAATGATCGTTATGCGAACAATTTAAAATCTTATTTTGATTCTAAAAATATTCCATCGGACAGGGCAGTGGATGCAAAAGAAGGCCTAGTCCTTTTTTCTAAAAATCCAAATTACGATATGATTGTTTCTGATGTGACTATGGAAACCCAGACCTCTGGACTTTGGATGATGCGTAAAATTTACAAATCCGGTTACAAGGGCGTTCTTGTCATTGCTTCCACTGGATTTGATGTATTCGGTGTGATGCCGTTTTCTGCTCGGTTTTTACCTTGGTTTTGCGGCCTTCATTGGATGATTCCAAAAGTGCCACTCAAACAAGGAACGGTGGAATGGGTTCCCACCGCCCTATCTTTCGGAAAAGTTAATCCTTTCTAG
- a CDS encoding homoserine dehydrogenase, with product MKEVRIGLLGAGVVGTSLLQLLDKNREKIQNHYGINLQLTAIATRSPGKLQGRTNVPVTEDVLSVTNRSDIDMIVELIGGTDMAYKAVRSALENGKTVITANKALLSEKGRELYPIAEKTGVELGYEAAVAGSIPIIRTLRDGLASCEFEVICGILNGTTNFILTKMEQEAWDYSTALKKAQELGFAEADPTFDVEGIDAGHKISLLASLAFREYVSFASLSVKGISDLQSLDIQSALSLGYRIKLLGISKRSSAGVLTKVHPTLVPLDHPLANVMNESNAVFYKTKEADSGMITGKGAGGMPTASAVLSDIIYYASRLGSKDIAKENNLFPQAKAFPEPNNLARYYLRFSTVDKPGVLAEISQVLGRHNISIASVQQKESTSEPVSVIVVTHAATEGEFQKSLQEIDTMSAIIKQKTVAIRLLEKL from the coding sequence ATGAAAGAAGTTCGTATTGGTCTATTGGGTGCCGGAGTCGTCGGCACTAGCTTACTCCAACTCTTGGATAAAAACCGAGAAAAAATCCAAAATCATTATGGAATCAACTTACAACTAACGGCCATTGCCACTCGTAGCCCGGGAAAACTCCAAGGCAGAACGAACGTTCCAGTAACAGAGGATGTATTGTCTGTTACAAATCGTTCGGATATCGACATGATTGTTGAATTGATAGGCGGAACGGATATGGCCTACAAAGCCGTTCGTTCTGCTTTGGAAAATGGCAAAACTGTCATCACAGCCAATAAGGCGTTGTTATCCGAAAAAGGTAGAGAACTGTATCCGATTGCAGAAAAAACTGGGGTTGAACTCGGATATGAAGCTGCTGTTGCTGGTTCCATTCCTATCATCCGCACTTTAAGGGATGGCCTCGCCTCATGCGAATTTGAAGTCATCTGCGGAATCCTCAATGGAACCACCAATTTCATCTTAACAAAAATGGAACAAGAAGCTTGGGACTATTCCACTGCCTTAAAAAAAGCCCAAGAGTTAGGATTTGCAGAAGCCGATCCCACCTTCGATGTAGAAGGGATTGATGCCGGCCACAAAATCAGTTTGCTTGCGAGTCTTGCTTTTCGTGAGTACGTTTCGTTCGCCTCTTTATCGGTAAAAGGAATCTCTGACTTACAATCTTTAGACATCCAATCTGCCTTGTCCCTAGGATACCGAATCAAACTTTTGGGAATCTCTAAGCGAAGTTCGGCGGGTGTTCTGACCAAGGTGCATCCCACTCTTGTTCCTCTCGACCATCCGTTAGCAAATGTGATGAATGAATCGAATGCTGTTTTTTATAAAACCAAAGAAGCAGATTCGGGAATGATCACAGGAAAAGGGGCCGGTGGGATGCCGACAGCTAGTGCTGTTTTATCCGATATCATTTACTACGCTTCAAGACTCGGAAGCAAAGACATTGCTAAAGAAAACAATCTTTTTCCACAAGCAAAAGCGTTTCCAGAGCCAAACAATTTGGCACGTTACTACCTTCGTTTTTCCACCGTGGACAAACCAGGGGTTCTTGCGGAAATTTCTCAGGTCCTCGGCCGTCATAATATTTCAATTGCATCCGTCCAACAGAAAGAGTCAACTTCTGAACCTGTGTCTGTGATAGTAGTCACTCATGCAGCTACGGAAGGAGAATTCCAAAAATCTCTGCAGGAAATTGATACCATGTCTGCCATCATAAAACAAAAAACCGTGGCCATCCGGCTTCTGGAAAAACTGTAA
- a CDS encoding STAS domain-containing protein, which yields MANLQFPSMDLKTEFVDIKGERVLVVSFVGQITNTNAYEINRNISVIFRDAVYNIILELTKLEYINSIGVATLIGIIKTVESNHGKILIGGLNHFLENVIRLMDLPGKVKIFHTKKEAISNWE from the coding sequence ATGGCGAATTTACAATTTCCATCCATGGACCTAAAAACAGAATTCGTTGATATCAAAGGCGAACGAGTTCTCGTGGTCTCATTTGTCGGCCAAATCACCAATACCAATGCGTATGAAATCAATCGGAATATTTCGGTGATTTTCAGGGATGCGGTTTATAATATCATATTGGAACTAACCAAATTGGAATACATCAATAGCATTGGGGTGGCGACACTCATCGGTATCATCAAAACCGTAGAGAGCAATCATGGTAAAATTCTGATTGGGGGTTTAAATCATTTTTTGGAAAACGTGATTCGACTCATGGATTTGCCAGGCAAAGTGAAAATCTTCCATACTAAAAAAGAAGCAATCTCTAACTGGGAATAG
- a CDS encoding acyl-CoA dehydrogenase family protein, translating into MIDFSITDEQKALRDLARDFAKNEMIPKAEHHDHTGEYPKEILKKAFDVGLMNMHIPVEYGGAGLGVLDELIASEELFYGCSGMATAILANNLALAPVLLGADDYVMKKFIQPMSETFTLAAYAVTEPGAGSDVAGIRTVAKRVGDEYIINGSKMWITNAGHADWFFVLAKTDPNAGHKGMTGFIVDAKTPGIIIGKKEKNMGQRCSDTRGVTFEDVKVPKENMIGKEGDGFKIAMGAFDKTRPAVAIGAVGVARAALDHSIRYANTRNAFGKPISVNQGVSFMIAEMARDIEAGRLLCWQSAWLIDSGYRNTYQASIAKVFCADMAMRVTTDAVQIFGGYGFNEEYPVEKLMRDAKIFQIYEGTSQIQRVIISKFLNDGVGIETPNA; encoded by the coding sequence ATGATCGACTTTTCTATCACCGATGAACAAAAAGCCCTCCGCGATTTAGCAAGAGATTTCGCCAAAAATGAAATGATTCCCAAGGCGGAACACCATGACCACACAGGTGAATATCCGAAAGAAATTTTAAAGAAAGCTTTTGACGTAGGCCTTATGAATATGCACATTCCTGTGGAATACGGTGGAGCAGGCCTCGGTGTTTTGGATGAACTTATCGCATCAGAAGAGTTGTTTTACGGTTGTTCGGGAATGGCCACTGCCATCCTTGCAAACAATCTTGCATTAGCGCCCGTTCTGTTAGGTGCTGATGATTACGTGATGAAGAAATTCATCCAACCAATGTCGGAAACCTTCACTCTCGCAGCTTATGCTGTTACAGAGCCCGGAGCTGGATCTGACGTCGCCGGAATTCGCACAGTGGCTAAACGAGTGGGTGACGAATACATCATCAATGGATCCAAAATGTGGATCACAAATGCGGGCCATGCAGACTGGTTTTTTGTTTTAGCAAAAACAGATCCAAATGCCGGCCACAAAGGTATGACTGGATTCATCGTAGATGCAAAAACTCCAGGAATCATCATCGGTAAAAAAGAAAAAAATATGGGACAACGTTGTTCCGACACTCGTGGTGTTACCTTCGAAGATGTAAAAGTTCCTAAAGAAAACATGATCGGTAAAGAAGGTGACGGATTCAAAATTGCTATGGGTGCTTTTGATAAAACTCGCCCAGCAGTTGCGATTGGTGCGGTCGGAGTAGCTCGTGCGGCTCTTGATCATTCTATTCGATATGCTAACACTCGTAATGCGTTTGGAAAACCTATCTCTGTCAACCAAGGTGTTAGTTTTATGATCGCAGAAATGGCCCGTGACATTGAAGCCGGAAGACTTCTCTGTTGGCAATCAGCTTGGCTTATCGATAGCGGATACCGAAACACATACCAAGCATCCATTGCAAAAGTATTTTGTGCTGATATGGCAATGCGTGTCACTACAGATGCAGTTCAGATTTTTGGTGGATACGGATTTAACGAAGAATACCCTGTAGAAAAACTAATGCGTGACGCTAAGATTTTCCAAATCTACGAAGGAACTTCACAGATCCAACGTGTGATCATTTCCAAATTTCTAAATGACGGGGTTGGGATCGAAACTCCTAACGCATAA
- the hflX gene encoding GTPase HflX, with amino-acid sequence MDLARLVGEISVEISRQVGLLIERSGYVTHLIVGNDHSIEIPHLDRFRVAHSRLRGLRLFHTHLKEHPLNQEDLMDLVLNRFDSITAACVGSDGIPKFFFSAFINPDPEAKEPWILSAKQYPGQLKYGYLEQVEALESEFTKKTSNLKESQKENRAFLVGVYDVRKMKRSPDHSMAELKELCRTAGINVVDTYIQKRDPDPKTVVGKGKLQEIILTSVHKDIEHLIFDLELTPSQAKKISDASDLKIIDRTQLILDIFSKNAKSRDGKLQVELAQLKYLKNRLSELDDNMSRLTGGIGGRGPGETKLEIGNRRVEEKITRLENELKDLKRRRELNRKARTRNEIPIVGIVGYTNAGKSTLLNALTNSTVIAEDKLFATLDPTTRRIRFPEEREIIISDTVGFIHDLPPDLSQAFKATLEELGDADLLLHVVDSTNPNYAEQMEAVDTILNSLQLNEIPRMVVFNKADGLDEETHASFEKNGSLLVSAVTREGLTQLLDLIEDEIWKKKEQKPLETIPS; translated from the coding sequence ATGGACCTAGCAAGGCTCGTAGGTGAGATTTCAGTGGAAATCAGTAGGCAGGTGGGCCTTCTCATTGAGAGGTCAGGTTATGTCACTCATCTGATTGTAGGGAATGACCACTCCATCGAAATTCCTCATTTAGACCGGTTCCGAGTTGCCCATTCAAGACTCCGCGGGCTTCGCCTCTTTCACACACATCTCAAAGAACATCCGTTAAACCAAGAAGACCTCATGGACCTTGTTCTCAACCGTTTTGATTCCATTACGGCAGCTTGTGTTGGTTCTGACGGAATTCCCAAATTCTTTTTTTCAGCCTTTATCAATCCCGATCCAGAAGCAAAGGAACCGTGGATCCTTTCGGCCAAACAATATCCAGGCCAATTGAAGTATGGATACTTAGAGCAAGTAGAAGCATTAGAATCTGAATTCACTAAAAAAACATCGAACCTAAAGGAATCGCAAAAAGAAAACCGAGCTTTCCTTGTGGGTGTGTATGACGTTCGAAAGATGAAACGTTCGCCTGACCATTCTATGGCGGAACTAAAAGAACTTTGTCGCACTGCCGGAATCAATGTGGTGGATACCTATATCCAAAAAAGAGATCCTGATCCCAAAACCGTTGTGGGGAAAGGAAAATTACAAGAGATCATTTTAACTTCTGTTCATAAAGACATTGAACATTTGATTTTTGATTTGGAACTCACACCTTCTCAGGCAAAAAAAATCTCGGATGCCAGTGATTTAAAAATCATCGATCGAACCCAACTCATTTTAGATATTTTTTCCAAAAATGCAAAATCAAGAGATGGAAAACTTCAAGTGGAACTTGCCCAACTTAAGTACCTAAAAAATAGACTTTCTGAATTGGATGACAACATGAGTCGCCTAACAGGAGGAATTGGGGGAAGAGGGCCTGGAGAAACCAAGTTGGAGATTGGAAACAGGCGAGTGGAAGAAAAAATCACTCGTTTGGAAAATGAACTCAAAGATCTAAAACGTAGACGGGAGCTGAACCGCAAAGCCCGAACGAGAAATGAAATCCCCATTGTGGGAATTGTCGGTTATACCAACGCAGGTAAGTCCACTCTTCTCAATGCCTTAACCAATTCTACAGTCATTGCAGAAGATAAATTATTTGCGACACTGGATCCTACCACAAGACGAATTCGTTTTCCAGAAGAAAGAGAAATCATCATCTCAGATACCGTGGGATTTATTCATGACCTCCCACCAGATCTCTCCCAAGCTTTCAAAGCAACTCTCGAGGAATTAGGAGATGCGGATCTCCTCCTGCATGTTGTAGACTCCACTAATCCTAATTATGCGGAACAAATGGAAGCGGTAGACACAATTCTCAACTCGTTACAGTTGAATGAAATCCCAAGGATGGTGGTTTTTAATAAAGCCGATGGACTCGATGAAGAAACCCATGCCTCTTTCGAAAAAAATGGGTCCTTACTCGTTTCTGCGGTCACTCGCGAGGGACTGACTCAACTTTTGGATTTGATTGAAGACGAAATTTGGAAGAAAAAAGAACAAAAACCTTTAGAAACTATTCCCAGTTAG
- a CDS encoding ABC transporter ATP-binding protein gives MKYFLRLLSYSVHYRERFVLGLVFALLTAVLNGISLTALIPLFDSLGGDKNNRFHLDLTLPEKTILVQEVLLGADSLDGLERIKRVIISAKLQINEFTADMEPKEVVWAVCIAVFPLYLLKLGTYLLSVYCIATAGYKAVRDIRQELFQKVQRLPLTYFYKEKTGLIMSRVINDAEIVAAVISSNLRDAVINFFYVLTHLMILIYLNSELLVLACLTIPVVILPVTLFTRKISSSTARFQEKIADLNSHIQEFISGIKVIRTFRQENQDLKKFDNINYKVYRRTFKGQFYLQMAPSLVELTSSVVVLGYFAMGAKFIYSGKFTQGEFMAFLLTLLFLLRPLTQLSQMVGKITQANSAGKRIFEIIDRDSEVVEHGDETVLEKIEEGIQFDDIHFSYPGTNQEVLKGINLDIKLGETYAFVGTSGSGKSTLMDLIPRFFDPTAGKIRIDGMDIRNYSLNSLRKKIGIVTQEIFLFHGTIADNIAYGTGAASRKEVVRAARLANAHDFITKMENGYDTVIGVRGLDLSGGQRQRLVIARALLRNAEIMILDEATSALDAESERLVSRALERLFKNRTTFIIAHRLSTVRRVKNIVVIEEGEIKEQGDHDSLLAENGIYKKLYDSQFADAEIQI, from the coding sequence ATGAAATATTTTTTAAGACTACTGTCCTATTCTGTGCATTACCGAGAACGATTTGTGCTGGGTTTGGTATTTGCACTTTTGACTGCTGTCTTAAATGGTATTTCTCTTACAGCCCTTATTCCCCTTTTTGATTCGTTAGGTGGTGATAAAAACAATCGTTTCCATTTGGATTTGACCCTACCAGAAAAAACCATCTTAGTACAGGAAGTATTACTTGGTGCAGATAGTTTGGATGGGCTCGAACGAATCAAACGTGTGATCATCTCCGCAAAACTTCAAATCAACGAATTCACAGCCGACATGGAACCCAAGGAAGTGGTCTGGGCAGTTTGTATTGCTGTTTTTCCACTGTATCTTTTAAAACTGGGAACTTATCTTTTATCTGTCTATTGTATTGCCACCGCCGGTTATAAAGCGGTGAGAGACATTCGCCAAGAGTTATTCCAAAAAGTCCAAAGGTTACCTCTCACTTATTTTTATAAAGAAAAAACTGGTCTTATCATGAGCCGTGTGATTAACGATGCAGAAATTGTCGCGGCTGTCATCTCGAGTAACTTACGTGATGCGGTGATTAACTTTTTTTATGTTTTAACTCACTTGATGATTCTTATCTATTTGAATTCGGAATTATTGGTGTTAGCTTGTCTTACGATTCCGGTTGTGATACTACCTGTAACACTTTTCACCAGAAAAATTTCCTCATCCACAGCTCGGTTCCAAGAAAAGATTGCCGACTTAAATAGCCATATCCAAGAATTCATTTCAGGGATTAAGGTCATCCGTACCTTTCGCCAAGAGAATCAGGACCTTAAAAAATTTGATAACATCAACTATAAGGTGTATCGTCGCACCTTCAAGGGACAGTTCTATTTACAAATGGCACCAAGCCTTGTGGAACTGACTTCTTCTGTGGTGGTGCTTGGATACTTTGCTATGGGTGCCAAATTCATTTACTCCGGTAAATTCACCCAGGGTGAGTTTATGGCCTTCCTCCTTACCTTGTTATTTTTACTTCGTCCTCTTACTCAGCTTTCACAAATGGTCGGTAAAATTACCCAAGCTAATTCGGCAGGAAAACGCATTTTCGAAATCATCGACCGGGATTCTGAAGTGGTAGAACATGGAGATGAAACGGTTCTCGAAAAAATAGAAGAGGGAATCCAATTTGACGACATTCACTTTTCTTATCCAGGAACCAACCAAGAAGTCCTAAAAGGAATCAACCTAGATATCAAACTTGGTGAAACTTATGCCTTTGTGGGAACCAGTGGTTCTGGAAAATCAACTTTGATGGATTTAATTCCACGATTTTTTGATCCCACTGCTGGAAAAATTCGCATCGATGGAATGGATATCCGCAACTATTCGCTTAATTCCCTTCGTAAAAAAATTGGGATTGTGACTCAGGAAATTTTCCTCTTTCACGGAACCATTGCAGATAACATAGCTTATGGAACGGGGGCTGCTTCTCGTAAGGAAGTGGTTCGTGCGGCTCGTCTTGCCAATGCTCACGACTTCATCACCAAAATGGAAAATGGATACGACACGGTCATTGGGGTGCGAGGACTGGATCTCAGTGGGGGCCAAAGGCAACGTCTGGTCATTGCTCGTGCTTTGTTACGAAATGCAGAAATTATGATTCTGGATGAAGCAACAAGTGCATTAGATGCGGAATCGGAACGTTTGGTCAGTCGCGCTTTGGAGCGACTCTTTAAGAATAGAACCACATTTATCATCGCCCATCGTCTTTCTACTGTGCGTCGTGTGAAAAACATAGTTGTGATTGAAGAAGGTGAGATCAAAGAACAAGGGGACCATGATTCCCTTTTGGCAGAGAATGGAATTTATAAAAAACTATATGATAGTCAATTTGCTGATGCGGAGATCCAAATATGA
- a CDS encoding GlsB/YeaQ/YmgE family stress response membrane protein, with protein MISFIWFLLIGLAAGWLAGRILRGKGFGLIANLVIGVVGSFLGGIVFGLLGFRSYGLIAELIVAVIGAILLIFIAGLIKKR; from the coding sequence ATGATTAGTTTTATTTGGTTTTTACTGATTGGTCTTGCGGCAGGTTGGCTTGCAGGTCGTATTTTGCGTGGGAAAGGATTTGGCCTTATTGCCAATTTAGTGATTGGTGTAGTTGGTTCCTTTTTAGGCGGGATTGTATTTGGTCTTTTGGGTTTTCGTTCTTATGGACTCATTGCCGAACTCATTGTGGCAGTGATTGGAGCCATTTTACTCATCTTCATCGCCGGATTGATCAAAAAAAGGTAA
- a CDS encoding YebC/PmpR family DNA-binding transcriptional regulator codes for MSGHSKWATIRRKKGAIDAKRGAIFTRIAKEISVAAKDGGGDQEGNPRLRLAVTKAKAANMPKDNIERAIKKGTGGLEGMVYEECLYECYAPGGVAIMVDVLTDKKSRTTPEIKSILTKLGGSLANAGAVSRLFERKGQLTLKADQISEESLFDLALGAGAEDIQVNDGMYVVLTAPAEYEAVQSALSTKGLNMEESEIKYIPMTTVEVNDKETAEKVMKLIENLEANDDVQGVSSNFELGEGVELD; via the coding sequence ATGTCAGGACACTCGAAATGGGCGACGATTCGAAGAAAAAAGGGAGCCATTGACGCCAAAAGAGGCGCCATCTTTACAAGGATTGCCAAAGAAATTTCCGTAGCAGCGAAAGATGGTGGTGGAGACCAAGAAGGAAATCCAAGACTTCGCCTCGCTGTCACAAAAGCAAAAGCTGCCAACATGCCAAAGGACAACATCGAACGTGCCATCAAAAAGGGTACCGGTGGTTTGGAGGGAATGGTGTATGAAGAGTGCCTGTACGAATGTTACGCACCCGGTGGCGTTGCCATTATGGTGGATGTCCTTACCGATAAAAAATCAAGGACTACGCCAGAAATTAAAAGCATTCTAACCAAACTCGGAGGGTCTCTCGCCAATGCCGGGGCCGTTTCTCGTCTTTTTGAACGAAAAGGACAACTGACCTTAAAGGCAGATCAAATTTCCGAAGAGTCTCTGTTTGATTTGGCATTGGGTGCAGGCGCTGAGGACATCCAAGTCAATGATGGGATGTATGTGGTGCTTACAGCTCCCGCAGAATACGAAGCAGTCCAATCAGCACTTTCCACCAAGGGACTGAACATGGAAGAATCGGAAATTAAATACATTCCGATGACGACAGTAGAGGTGAACGATAAAGAAACTGCAGAAAAAGTAATGAAGTTAATCGAAAACTTAGAAGCTAACGATGATGTACAAGGTGTGAGTTCCAACTTTGAGTTAGGTGAAGGTGTAGAACTGGATTAA
- a CDS encoding HEAT repeat domain-containing protein: MFQKGQDIIWKSSLWVVLVLLISCSTSKPYQLTDVSPKYKEYQGSDLDPHKAKDVIIPVTNNRKYDEFIQEAHKAIALLEFGENVALRADSKKTVGEPVDKEMQAAAYLEEDLPPIIAKLPGLIQTNQDLIDSTPNDFDGPAIGRVSYELGNILDALKQNSPKAIGIHNAIRHLRSDSGNYNQGKDAAEKEIKPVVEDPVIKTNEIDTAKKVEKVIPKKVDTTPKISIKRINRKTKVTGKAKVTEQINELVKKEEEEVLSDEEKKDKEYTEQIRNGLVQVFQWEYYRKPKNLEKILATHPIPRVRSAAALALGRLKAGRLSLQNAIDKDGYQVRPAAYKALSDLGDKRSLSYFIAGTKAEDPEVIAVSYEGLGKTKDPAGREMILTTGLASEYVVIVSGALRGLAYHKLDADVEVFDKFLKSNEQEIKEAALEALAIHGSRESLRILERVVAEEPNLALMAVDEISKNPSLSATFALIRLNEAQTDEKLGKRIGESLLRRKAFGKYAIILIEDDYLRSEPNERSRPVSYIKNKEIGLILSETKKEFAVRIGDDILTDKYIQVKMESTLPGARGAFVTGWVFYPKLDIIEVKQLGSDGITGKYSNLKKGKHNNLFNPIEEIKVPRKD; encoded by the coding sequence ATGTTTCAAAAGGGTCAAGACATAATTTGGAAGAGCAGTTTATGGGTGGTCCTTGTTTTATTGATAAGTTGTTCCACATCAAAACCTTACCAGTTAACAGACGTTTCACCAAAGTATAAAGAATACCAAGGAAGCGATTTAGATCCCCATAAAGCGAAAGATGTAATCATCCCAGTAACGAACAATCGTAAGTATGATGAGTTTATTCAAGAGGCTCACAAAGCCATCGCACTATTAGAATTTGGGGAAAACGTAGCTCTTCGGGCTGATAGCAAAAAAACTGTGGGCGAACCGGTCGATAAAGAGATGCAAGCTGCAGCCTATTTGGAAGAAGACCTACCTCCGATCATCGCTAAACTTCCGGGACTTATCCAAACCAACCAGGATTTGATCGATAGCACTCCGAATGACTTTGATGGACCGGCCATTGGTCGCGTGAGTTATGAATTAGGTAATATCTTAGATGCTTTAAAACAAAATAGTCCCAAAGCAATTGGAATTCACAATGCAATCCGTCATTTACGTTCAGACTCAGGAAATTACAACCAAGGTAAAGATGCAGCAGAGAAGGAAATAAAACCTGTAGTAGAAGATCCCGTTATCAAAACCAATGAAATTGATACCGCAAAAAAAGTTGAAAAGGTAATTCCAAAAAAAGTAGATACTACTCCCAAAATTTCCATCAAACGAATCAATCGCAAAACAAAGGTTACGGGAAAAGCAAAAGTTACTGAACAAATTAATGAATTAGTTAAAAAGGAAGAGGAAGAAGTCCTCTCTGATGAAGAGAAAAAAGACAAAGAGTATACGGAACAAATTCGTAACGGACTAGTTCAGGTATTCCAATGGGAATACTACCGCAAACCCAAAAACTTAGAAAAAATTCTAGCCACACATCCCATTCCCCGTGTTCGTTCGGCAGCTGCCCTGGCTCTTGGTCGCTTAAAAGCAGGACGTCTGAGTTTACAAAATGCCATTGATAAAGATGGATACCAAGTAAGACCTGCGGCTTACAAAGCCCTGTCGGATCTTGGGGACAAAAGGTCTCTTTCTTATTTTATTGCTGGAACCAAAGCGGAAGATCCCGAAGTAATCGCTGTCAGTTACGAAGGACTCGGGAAAACGAAAGATCCAGCAGGAAGAGAAATGATCCTCACCACAGGACTTGCCTCTGAATATGTAGTGATTGTATCTGGAGCCCTTCGAGGACTCGCCTATCATAAATTAGATGCTGACGTGGAAGTATTTGATAAATTTCTTAAATCCAATGAACAAGAAATCAAAGAAGCAGCGCTTGAAGCCCTTGCCATTCATGGAAGTAGAGAAAGTCTTAGAATTTTAGAACGAGTTGTGGCGGAAGAACCAAACCTTGCTCTTATGGCTGTGGATGAAATCAGCAAAAATCCATCACTCTCTGCCACTTTTGCTCTCATTAGATTGAACGAAGCCCAAACCGATGAAAAACTCGGAAAACGAATTGGAGAGTCTTTACTCAGACGAAAAGCCTTCGGAAAATATGCCATCATTCTGATTGAAGATGACTATCTCAGATCAGAACCTAACGAACGTTCCAGACCGGTATCTTATATTAAAAATAAAGAAATTGGTCTCATCCTTTCTGAAACGAAAAAGGAATTTGCCGTTCGGATCGGTGACGATATCCTCACGGATAAATACATCCAAGTAAAAATGGAATCCACTCTACCTGGAGCACGCGGGGCCTTTGTGACCGGTTGGGTGTTCTATCCGAAACTAGATATCATTGAAGTAAAACAATTGGGGAGTGACGGAATTACTGGAAAGTATTCCAATTTGAAAAAAGGAAAACACAACAATCTCTTCAATCCTATTGAAGAGATCAAAGTTCCTAGAAAGGATTAA